A single genomic interval of Lates calcarifer isolate ASB-BC8 unplaced genomic scaffold, TLL_Latcal_v3 _unitig_162_quiver_1072, whole genome shotgun sequence harbors:
- the LOC108889727 gene encoding collectin-11 isoform X1 — translation MKGEKLLIPMVLMSVMMSFVPIQTSYGQHLAEETCTVQILVPGLKGEPGEKGQKGAPGRPGRVGPPGEIGQAGLKGEKGIMGRYGKVGPSGMKGVKGDTGDPGPRGPNGEPGVPCECTPMRKMIGEMDILVAQLSSELKFIKNALPSPAAVAGIKETDSKVYLLVKEEKRYSDAELYCQTRGGHLVMPKDEGANAAIAGYITEAGLSRVYIGIHDLDREGVFTYVDRSPMTTFSKWRKGEPNNAYDDEDCAEMVASGEWTDVACHPTMYFICEFDKDSV, via the exons ATGAAAGGAGAGAAGCTGTTAATACCAATGGTACTAATGTCTGTGATGATGAGTTTTGTACCAATACAGACATCTTATGGACAGCACTTGGCAGAGGAGACCTGCACTGTCCAGATCCTTGTCCCTGGACTTAAAG GAGAACCAGGAGAGAAAGGACAAAAGGGAGCACCGGGGAGACCGGGAAGAGTCGGCCCTCCTGGAGAGATTG GCCAAGCTGGGCttaaaggagagaaaggaattATGGGTCGCTATGGAAAAGTGGGCCCAAGTGGAATGAAAG GGGTAAAAGGAGACACCGGGGATCCAGGTCCAAGGGGCCCTAATGGAGAGCCAG GAGTTCCGTGTGAGTGCACACCAATGAGGAAGATGATCGGAGAAATGGACATTCTCGTGGCCCAGCTATCCTCTGAACtgaaattcattaaaaatg CACTGCCCTCCCCTGCAGCTGTTGCTGGcataaaagagacagacagtaaagTCTATCTGttggtgaaggaggagaaacGCTACTCCGACGCCGAGCTCTACTGCCAGACGAGGGGAGGGCACCTGGTCATGCCCAAGGATGAGGGAGCCAATGCAGCCATCGCGGGCTACATCACTGAGGCGGGCCTGAGCAGAGTCTACATTGGCATTCACGACCTGGACCGAGAGGGCGTTTTCACCTATGTGGATCGCTCTCCCATGACTACGTTCAGCAAATGGAGGAAAGGAGAGCCCAACAACGCCTATGATGACGAGGACTGTGCTGAGATGGTGGCCTCTGGAGAGTGGACTGATGTGGCGTGCCACCCAACCATGTACTTTATCTGTGAATTTGACAAAGACAGTGTCTGA
- the LOC108889727 gene encoding collectin-11 isoform X2: MKGEKLLIPMVLMSVMMSFVPIQTSYGQHLAEETCTVQILVPGLKGEPGEKGQKGAPGRPGRVGPPGEIGQAGLKGEKGIMGRYGKVGPSGMKGVKGDTGDPGPRGPNGEPGVPCECTPMRKMIGEMDILVAQLSSELKFIKNAVAGIKETDSKVYLLVKEEKRYSDAELYCQTRGGHLVMPKDEGANAAIAGYITEAGLSRVYIGIHDLDREGVFTYVDRSPMTTFSKWRKGEPNNAYDDEDCAEMVASGEWTDVACHPTMYFICEFDKDSV, encoded by the exons ATGAAAGGAGAGAAGCTGTTAATACCAATGGTACTAATGTCTGTGATGATGAGTTTTGTACCAATACAGACATCTTATGGACAGCACTTGGCAGAGGAGACCTGCACTGTCCAGATCCTTGTCCCTGGACTTAAAG GAGAACCAGGAGAGAAAGGACAAAAGGGAGCACCGGGGAGACCGGGAAGAGTCGGCCCTCCTGGAGAGATTG GCCAAGCTGGGCttaaaggagagaaaggaattATGGGTCGCTATGGAAAAGTGGGCCCAAGTGGAATGAAAG GGGTAAAAGGAGACACCGGGGATCCAGGTCCAAGGGGCCCTAATGGAGAGCCAG GAGTTCCGTGTGAGTGCACACCAATGAGGAAGATGATCGGAGAAATGGACATTCTCGTGGCCCAGCTATCCTCTGAACtgaaattcattaaaaatg CTGTTGCTGGcataaaagagacagacagtaaagTCTATCTGttggtgaaggaggagaaacGCTACTCCGACGCCGAGCTCTACTGCCAGACGAGGGGAGGGCACCTGGTCATGCCCAAGGATGAGGGAGCCAATGCAGCCATCGCGGGCTACATCACTGAGGCGGGCCTGAGCAGAGTCTACATTGGCATTCACGACCTGGACCGAGAGGGCGTTTTCACCTATGTGGATCGCTCTCCCATGACTACGTTCAGCAAATGGAGGAAAGGAGAGCCCAACAACGCCTATGATGACGAGGACTGTGCTGAGATGGTGGCCTCTGGAGAGTGGACTGATGTGGCGTGCCACCCAACCATGTACTTTATCTGTGAATTTGACAAAGACAGTGTCTGA